One region of Camelina sativa cultivar DH55 chromosome 6, Cs, whole genome shotgun sequence genomic DNA includes:
- the LOC104699320 gene encoding putative F-box protein At3g17500, with protein sequence MAMTDLPRDLLESILSRIPYESLRELRFTCKLWNALFKDRGFIKQRFHKAAREVVVMAFSCVNLFNFYLDGDNNFDGLEFKTLHCGISYPNVISDMFYCDGLLLLRTMENNKLGVWNPCSGKSRWIELMYHIQYTRGIFSLGYHKDLCDSYKVLSIFDNPKPELYIYEFNSDSWRSLDDVILGCMIKSRGVSLQGNTYWIASQVKDFLLLSFDFTTETFGRLNLPLQRLGYETLALSVVRDEQLSTLQQSLDTTKVEIWVTSNDKIDQTKVLAWTKFLAVDLNTYDKRKFTCDVSFFIDQERKVAVCWDRGTVHTLGEDHRYQCIHSNGFGEAMFQGWFKFNLNRKN encoded by the coding sequence ATGGCTATGACAGATCTTCCACGTGATCTGTTGGAGAGTATACTCTCTAGGATTCCGTACGAGTCTCTAAGAGAGTTGCGATTTACTTGCAAACTGTGGAACGCTTTATTCAAAGATCGAGGATTCATAAAACAACGTTTCCACAAAGCAGCAAGGGAAGTGGTCGTGATGGCGTTTTCATGTGTTAATTTATTCAACTTTTATTTGGATGGAGATAACAACTTTGACGGGCTTGAATTCAAAACATTACATTGTGGTATCAGCTATCCTAACGTTATATCTGATATGTTTTACTGCGACGGTTTATTGTTGTTACGAACCATGGAAAATAACAAGCTTGGGGTTTGGAACCCGTGTTCGGGGAAATCCAGGTGGATCGAACTTATGTATCATATTCAATACACGAGAGGCATCTTTTCCCTTGGATACCATAAAGACTTGTGCGATAGCTACAAAGTCTTGAGTATTTTTGATAATCCAAAACCAGAGTTATATATCTATGAGTTCAACTCTGATTCATGGAGGTCTCTTGATGACGTCATTCTCGGCTGCATGATAAAATCTCGTGGGGTGTCTTTACAGGGGAATACTTATTGGATTGCTTCACAAGTCAAAGACTTTTTACTACTAAGTTTTGATTTCACAACAGAGACATTTGGACGTCTAAATCTTCCACTTCAGCGTCTTGGCTATGAAACTTTGGCTCTATCAGTTGTTAGAGACGAGCAGCTTTCGACTTTGCAACAAAGtttggatacaacaaaggtGGAAATTTGGGTGACTAGCAATGATAAGATTGATCAGACCAAAGTCTTGGCGTGGACCAAGTTTTTGGCAGTGGATTTGAACACTTATGATAAGCGTAAGTTTACGTGTGATGTAAGTTTCTTCATCGACCAAGAGAGGAAAGTCGCCGTATGTTGGGACAGAGGAACTGTTCACACTTTAGGGGAGGATCATCGCTACCAATGCATCCATTCTAATGGATTCGGAGAAGCTATGTTCCAAGGTTGGTTCAAATTCAACCTAAATAGAAAGAATTAA
- the LOC104792752 gene encoding SAC3 family protein A isoform X2, which translates to MNQGGNTQAIAPMDPNSIENRYGVDGSQVHKYSYQYSTGSDSAPWTGHSAEHQAVDNGNYLNSDYYYPQPTGPATSNVQEIPNTASFTSSSTSATANVAQDYSGYTPYQTSSDPHNYSNTGYSNYYSAYQQQPSQSYPQPVGAYQNTGAPQPLSSFQNPGSYAGTASYSGTYYNPADYQTAGGYQSTNYNNQTAGSYPSTNYSNQTPASNYSNQTPASNYSNQTPASNYSNQTPASNYSNQTPASNYSNQTPASNYSNQTPASNYSNQTPASNQGNYTSNPYQNYTPDAANTPSSTIATATPVHHQQNYQQWSEYYSQTEVPCAPGTEKLSATSAYSQSFPVTGVTNEMPASNSQPAPSYVQHWGPETGASQPPSQQPGGAVSTSNDPYWVHQTQILQAHHHVPPQNHYQSPLEMKPLYETPFQGHQRATYPQEMNSQSSFHQAPLGYHQPTQTTPSVDTQRVSKVQIPTNPRIASNLPSGFTKMDKDSSAAGAAQTPAYVSVSMPKSKDHATAMPEPRNFPKSLRGYVERALARCKDDKEKASCQAALREIITIAKADDTLYTRDWDTEPLSTVLNTNVTNTGSSSTVISSLQNKSPTRRPKSRWEPLLEEKPFVKPASTFSSPVKFGAWNHQNENNKKNSEIFQKVDAAIGFKPTYSGQNSAKKNFQRSVKRQRFSGGAATAIDDEASSDSDKDLTPYYSSAVALASSAEEKKRRDSRSKRFERVQGHNRGNDLPKPKNANVGNLHSRRATALRLSKTFDESGSRAVEDIDWDALTVKGTCQEIEKRYLRLTSAPDPATVRPEDVLEKALLMVQDSQKNYLYKCDQLKSIRQDLTVQRIHNHLTAKVYETHARLALEAGDLPEYNQCLSQLKTLYAEGIEGCSLEFAAYSLLYITLHSNNNRELLSSMSRLSEEAKKDEAVRHALSVRAAVTSGNYVMFFRLYKTAPNMNSCLMDLYVEKMRYKAVTFMSRSCRPTIPVSYIVQVLGFTGAASEGTDEKETTGSEECLEWLKTHGANLITDSNGDILLDTKASSTSLFMPEPEDAVAHGDRNLDVNDFFTRT; encoded by the exons AATCGATATGGTGTTGATGGAAGCCAAGTACATAAATATTCATATCAATACTCAACTGGGTCTGACAGTGCCCCATGGACAGGACATTCTGCTGAACATCAGGCTGTGGATAATGGGAACTATTTAAATTCAGACTATTACTATCCACAGCCAACGGGGCCTGCCACAAGCAATGTTCAAGAGATACCGAATACTGCGTCCTTTACTAGCTCATCGACGTCTGCAACTGCAAATGTGGCACAAGATTATAGTGGATATACGCCATACCAGACCTCTTCTGACCCACACAACTATTCAAACACGGGATATTCCAATTACTACAGCGCCTATCAACAGCAACCTAGCCAGTCATATCCTCAGCCTGTAGGGGCGTATCAAAACACAGGTGCTCCTCAGCCTCTTTCCTCATTTCAGAATCCAGGATCTTATGCTGGGACTGCAAGTTATTCAGGAACTTACTACAATCCTGCTGATTATCAGACTGCTGGAGGTTACCAGAGTACAAATTATAACAACCAAACGGCTGGAAGTTACCCAAGTACAAATTACAGCAATCAGACTCCTGCTTCAAACTATAGCAATCAGACTCCTGCTTCAAACTATAGCAATCAGACTCCTGCTTCAAACTATAGCAATCAGACTCCTGCTTCCAACTATAGCAATCAGACTCCTGCTTCCAACTATAGCAACCAGACTCCTGCTTCCAACTATAGCAACCAGACTCCTGCTTCAAATTACAGCAACCAGACTCCTGCTTCGAATCAGGGAAACTATACCTCAAACCCTTATCAAAATTATACTCCTGATGCTGCTAACACACCTAGCTCTACTATTGCAACCGCAACACCTGTACATCATCAACAGAACTACCAACAATGGTCAGAATATTACAGCCAAACAGAAGTCCCCTGTGCCCCGGGCACAGAAAAGTTGTCTGCCACAAGTGCATATAGTCAGAGCTTTCCAGTTACAGGTGTTACTAATGAAATGCCTGCTTCAAATAGTCAGCCTGCTCCGTCTTATGTCCAACACTGGGGGCCGGAAACTGGCGCATCCCAACCACCTTCTCAGcag CCTGGTGGAGCTGTTAGTACCTCTAATGATCCTTACTGGGTGCATCAAACACAAATTCTGCAAGCTCATCATCATGTTCCTCCTCAAAATCACTACCAGAGTCCTCTGGAGATGAAACCCTTATATGAGACCCCCTTTCAGGGTCATCAGAGAGCTACATATCCTCAAGAAATGAACTCCCAGTCTTCCTTTCACCAGGCACCGTTAGGCTATCACCAGCCTACTCAGACAACACCGTCAGTAGATACACAAAGGGTAAGCAAAGTACAGATTCCAACTAACCCTAGAATTGCTTCAAACTTGCCATCAGGTTTTACCAAAATGGATAAAGATAGTTCAGCGGCAGGTGCAGCCCAAACACCTGCATATGTTAGTGTTTCAATGCCAAAGTCGAAAGACCATGCCACTGCTATGCCTGAG CCTAGAAACTTCCCGAAATCGCTTCGTGGGTATGTTGAGAGGGCACTTGCTCGCTGCAAAGATGATAAAGAAAAGGCGTCGTGTCAGGCTGCCCTGAGGGAG ATCATCACCATTGCGAAGGCTGATGACACTCTTTATACTCGGGACTGGGATACTGAGCCTCTTTCAACTGTCCTGAACACAAATGTGACTAACACTGG GTCGAGCTCCACTGTTATATCTTCGTTACAAAATAAGAGCCCAACAAGACGACCCAAAAGTAGATGGGAGCCGTTACTGGAAGAGAAACCGTTTGTCAAGCCAGCTTCAACTTTCAGTAGTCCTGTTAAATTTGGAGCTTGGAATcaccaaaatgaaaataacaaaaag AACTCTGAGATTTTTCAAAAGGTGGATGCTGCCATTGGCTTCAAGCCCACTTATTCTGGGCAAaattctgcaaaaaaaaatttccagcGGTCTGTCAAGCGACAGCGGTTTTCTGGTGGTGCAGCTACGGCCATTGATGACGAGGCATCTAGTGATAGTGACAAGGATTTGACACCTTACTATTCCAGTGCAGTGGCACTTGCTAGTTCTGCCGAGGAAAAGAAGCGACGTGATAGTCGTTCCAAGCGTTTTGAAAGAGTTCAAGGGCACAACCGAGGGAATGATCTTCCGAAACCCAAGAATGCAAATGTTGGAAATTTGCATTCTAGAAGAGCCACTGCCTTGAGGCTTAGCAAAACTTTTGATGAAAGTGGCAGCAGAGCTGTGGAAGACATTGACTGGGATGCACTAACAGTTAAAGGAACTTGCCAGGAAATTGAGAAACGTTATCTCCGCCTTACCTCTGCACCGGATCCTGCCACT GTAAGACCAGAGGATGTGCTGGAAAAAGCTCTGTTAATGGTTCAGgattctcaaaaaaattatctttataaATGCGATCAGCTAAAGTCTATTCGCCAAGATCTCACAGTACAACGGATACACAATCACTTAACAGCTAAG GTTTATGAAACACATGCTAGATTGGCTTTGGAGGCTGGGGATTTACCTGAGTATAATCAG TGCCTGTCGCAGTTAAAGACTCTTTATGCGGAAGGTATAGAAGGATGCTCTCTGGAGTTTGCTGCGTACAGTCTACTATATATTACCCTACACTCTAACAACAACCGAGAATTGTTATCATCTATGTCCAG ATTATCCGAAGAAGCTAAGAAGGATGAAGCAGTTAGACATGCTCTTTCAGTTCGGGCAGCTGTAACATCAGGAAATTATGTTATGTTCTTCAGGCTCTACAAGACTGCACCAAACATGAATAGTTGCCTCATGG ATCTCTATGTGGAGAAAATGCGTTACAAGGCTGTGACTTTTATGTCTCGGAGTTGTCGGCCTACAATCCCGGTTTCATACATAGTCCAAGTGTTGGGCTTTACTGGTGCTGCAAGTGAAGGTACTGATGAAAAGGAGACCACTGGTTCGGAGGAGTGTTTAGAATGGCTAAAAACCCATGGTGCTAACCTCATTACTGACAGTAACGGAGATATACTGCTTGATACCAAG GCGTCATCAACGAGTCTCTTCATGCCAGAACCCGAAGACGCAGTTGCTCATGGAGATCGAAATCTAGATGTCAATGACTTTTTTACACGTACATGA
- the LOC104792753 gene encoding probable receptor-like protein kinase At2g39360, whose protein sequence is MTYAFDAVSLDGSSRNKSSNPNIGLMIAGLAAALCIALLFWRCIRKRRRRNREMQTVHSRGDEQIKKNETGESLIFSSSKIGHRYPLALIKEANDDFNESLVVGVGGFGKVYKGVLKDKTEIAVKRGAPQSRQGLAEFKTEVEMLTQFRHTHLVSLIGYCDESSEMIIVYEYMEKGTLKDHLYDSNDNPRLSWRQRLEICVGAARGLHYLQTGSTIAIRHRDVKSANILLDENFMAKVADFGLSKTGPDLDHQTYVSTAVKGSFGYLDPEYLTRQQLTEKSDVYSFGVVMLEVLCGRPVIDPSLPREKVNLIEWAMKLVKKGKMEEIIDPFLDGKVKLEEMKKYSDLTEKCLAQNGIERPTMGDLLWNLEFMLQVQAKDEKAAMVVDDKPEASVVGSTVQFSVNGVGDIAGVSMSKVFAQMVREETR, encoded by the coding sequence ATGACTTATGCTTTTGATGCTGTTTCCCTTGATGGCTCTTCGCGTAACAAGAGTTCGAATCCGAATATCGGATTGATGATAGCTGGATTAGCTGCAGCTTTGTGTATTGCTTTACTGTTTTGGCGGTGCATTaggaaaagaaggagaagaaatagagaaatgCAGACTGTTCATTCTAGAGGAGATGAGCAGATTAAGAAGAATGAAACAGGTGAGAGCTTGATTTTTTCGAGCTCAAAGATTGGTCATAGATACCCTTTGGCTCTAATCAAGGAAGCAAATGATGATTTCAATGAAAGCTTAGTGGTTGGGGTAGGTGGGTTTGGTAAAGTTTATAAAGGAGTCTTGAAGGACAAGACTGAGATAGCTGTGAAACGTGGAGCTCCTCAGTCTAGACAAGGTTTAGCTGAATTTAAGACAGAAGTTGAAATGCTTACTCAGTTTAGACATACCCATTTGGTTTCTTTAATCGGGTATTGCGATGAGAGTAGTGAAATGATCATTGTCTATGAGTATATGGAGAAGGGAACGCTTAAAGATCATCTCTATGACTCAAATGATAACCCTAGATTGAGTTGGAGACAGAGGCTTGAGATATGTGTTGGTGCAGCTAGAGGGCTTCATTATCTCCAAACAGGTTCGACAATAGCAATCAGACACCGTGATGTGAAATCAGCTAACATTCTCTTGGATGAGAATTTTATGGCCAAAGTTGCGGATTTTGGATTGTCTAAGACAGGTCCTGATCTTGATCATCAGACATATGTGAGTACCGCGGTCAAAGGAAGCTTTGGTTATCTAGATCCAGAGTACTTAACCAGACAACAATTGACTGAGAAATCCGATGTTTACTCCTTTGGTGTGGTGATGCTTGAAGTACTATGTGGGAGACCAGTCATTGATCCATCGCTTCCAAGAGAGAAAGTGAACTTGATAGAGTGGGCGATGAAGTTGGTGAAGAAAGGGAAAATGGAAGAGATTATAGACCCTTTTCTTGATGGGAAAGTGAAGcttgaagagatgaagaagtaCAGTGATTTAACAGAGAAGTGTTTGGCACAAAACGGGATTGAGAGACCAACAATGGGAGATTTGTTGTGGAACCTAGAGTTCATGCTTCAGGTCcaagcaaaagatgagaaagcgGCAATGGTGGTGGATGATAAGCCAGAGGCAAGTGTTGTGGGCTCAACTGTGCAGTTCAGTGTAAATGGAGTGGGGGATATTGCAGGTGTCTCAATGAGCAAAGTTTTTGCGCAAATGGTTAGAGAAGAAACACGATAA
- the LOC104792751 gene encoding ABC transporter G family member 1-like yields the protein MARIVAADDDDSMELNAISSVHDSTLGQLLKNVSDVRKMDIGDETPVHESFNQDYDDGYMRTVPFVLSFDNLTYSVSVRRKLEFRNLFPRGNTEDPEIAQTVMPNTKTLLNNISGETRDGEIMAVLGASGSGKSTLIDALANRIAKGSLKGTVKLNGETLQSRMLKVISAYVMQDDLLFPMLTVEETLMFAAEFRLPRSLPKSKKKLRVQALIDQLGIRNAAKTIIGDEGHRGISGGERRRVSIGIDIIHDPILLFLDEPTSGLDSTSAFMVVKVLKRIAQSGSIVIMSIHQPSHRVLSLLDRLIFLSRGHTVYSGSPASLPRFFSEFGSPIPENENRTEFALDLIRELEGSAGGTRGLVEFNKKWQEMKKQNNRQPPLTPPSSPYPNLTLKEAIAASISRGKLVSGGESVANGGTTATSTTTLAVPEFANPMWIEIKTLSKRSMLNSRRQPELFGIRVASVVITGFILATVFWRLDNSPKGVQERLGFFAFAMSTMFYTCADALPVFLQERYIFMRETAYNAYRRSSYVLSHAIVSIPSLIFLSLAFAATTYWAVGLGGGPMGLLFYCLIILASFWSGSSFVTFLSGVVPSVMLGYIIVVAILAYFLLFSGFFINRNRIPDYWIWFHYLSLVKYPYEAVLQNEFSDATKCFVRGVQIFDNTPLGELPEVMKLNLLGSVSKSLGVTISSTTCLTTGADILKNQGVVQLSKWNCLLVTVAFGFFFRILFYFTLLLGSKNKRR from the coding sequence ATGGCTCGTATTGTAgcagctgatgatgatgattccaTGGAGCTCAACGCCATCTCCTCTGTTCACGATTCCACTTTAGGACAACTTCTGAAGAACGTCAGTGACGTAAGGAAAATGGACATCGGAGACGAGACTCCAGTTCACGAGTCTTTCAACCAAGACTACGACGATGGTTACATGCGTACTGTTCCATTCGTTCTCTCTTTCGACAATCTCACTTACAGTGTCTCCGTTCGTCGAAAACTAGAGTTCCGTAACCTCTTTCCACGGGGAAATACAGAGGATCCAGAGATAGCTCAAACGGTGATGCCAAATACTAAAACCCTTCTCAACAACATATCCGGTGAAACTCGAGATGGAGAGATCATGGCCGTTCTTGGAGCTAGCGGCTCGGGGAAATCAACACTGATCGATGCATTAGCTAACCGTATAGCTAAAGGAAGCTTGAAAGGAACAGTGAAGCTAAACGGAGAAACACTTCAATCCCGAATGCTCAAAGTCATCTCAGCCTATGTAATGCAAGATGATCTTCTCTTCCCTATGCTAACCGTAGAAGAAACACTAATGTTCGCTGCTGAGTTTCGTCTCCCGAGGAGTTTAcctaaatcaaagaagaagcttcGTGTGCAAGCTTTGATTGATCAGTTAGGTATCAGAAACGCAGCTAAAACCATCATCGGAGACGAAGGTCACCGTGGGATCTCCGGGGGTGAAAGGAGACGAGTATCAATCGGAATTGATATAATCCATGATCCGATACTTCTCTTCCTTGATGAACCAACCTCTGGTTTGGACTCAACGAGTGCGTTCATGGTTGTTAAAGTGTTGAAGAGGATTGCTCAGAGTGGCAGTATCGTGATTATGTCGATTCATCAACCGAGTCATCGAGTTCTCAGTTTGCTTGACCGGTTAATCTTCTTATCCCGTGGTCACACCGTGTACAGCGGATCTCCGGCGAGTCTTCCGCGTTTTTTCTCCGAGTTCGGGAGTCCGATACCGGAGAACGAGAATCGAACCGAGTTCGCCTTAGATCTCATCCGTGAGCTTGAAGGATCAGCCGGAGGAACAAGAGGATTAGTCGAATTCAACAAAAAATGGCAAGAgatgaagaaacagaacaatcgTCAACCGCCGTTGACTCCTCCTTCGTCACCGTACCCAAATCTAACACTGAAGGAAGCAATCGCCGCTAGTATTAGCAGAGGAAAGCTAGTTTCCGGCGGCGAATCCGTCGCTAACGGCGGAACAACCGCTACCTCCACAACAACCCTAGCTGTTCCTGAATTCGCGAATCCGATGTGGATCGAAATCAAAACTCTCTCGAAACGATCAATGCTTAATTCTAGAAGACAACCTGAGCTATTCGGAATCAGAGTCGCCTCCGTCGTTATTACCGGATTCATCCTCGCCACCGTGTTCTGGCGGCTAGACAATTCTCCAAAAGGAGTTCAAGAGCGGTTAGGATTCTTCGCCTTCGCGATGTCTACAATGTTCTACACTTGCGCCGATGCGTTACCAGTTTTTCTCCAGGAACGTTACATCTTCATGAGGGAAACCGCTTACAACGCTTACCGGAGATCCTCCTACGTTCTCTCTCACGCCATCGTCTCTATCCCGTCGCTCATCTTCCTCTCCCTTGCTTTCGCGGCGACGACGTATTGGGCTGTAGGCTTGGGAGGAGGCCCAATGGGCCTTTTGTTTTACTGTTTGATCATTTTAGCGTCGTTCTGGTCAGGAAGCTCCTTTGTCACGTTTCTATCAGGTGTGGTTCCGAGTGTGATGTTGGGTTACATAATCGTCGTCGCTATTTTAGCTTACTTCTTGCTGTTCAGTGGATTCTTCATCAACAGAAACCGTATCCCTGATTACTGGATTTGGTTTCATTACCTGTCTTTGGTGAAATACCCCTACGAAGCGGTTTTACAGAACGAGTTCTCTGATGCGACCAAGTGTTTCGTGAGAGGAGTTCAGATTTTCGACAATACGCCATTAGGGGAATTACCAGAAGTGATGAAGCTGAATCTGCTTGGTTCAGTGAGCAAGTCGCTCGGGGTGACGATATCGAGCACGACTTGTTTGACCACTGGTGCTGATATACTGAAGAATCAAGGTGTTGTTCAGCTGAGTAAATGGAATTGCTTGCTCGTCACAGTTGCTTTCGGGTtcttttttaggattttgttttaCTTCACTTTGTTACTTGGTAGCAAGAACAAGCGGAGGTGA
- the LOC104792752 gene encoding SAC3 family protein A isoform X1, producing the protein MNQGGNTQAVAPIDPNSIENRYGVDGSQVHKYSYQYSTGSDSAPWTGHSAEHQAVDNGNYLNSDYYYPQPTGPATSNVQEIPNTASFTSSSTSATANVAQDYSGYTPYQTSSDPHNYSNTGYSNYYSAYQQQPSQSYPQPVGAYQNTGAPQPLSSFQNPGSYAGTASYSGTYYNPADYQTAGGYQSTNYNNQTAGSYPSTNYSNQTPASNYSNQTPASNYSNQTPASNYSNQTPASNYSNQTPASNYSNQTPASNYSNQTPASNYSNQTPASNQGNYTSNPYQNYTPDAANTPSSTIATATPVHHQQNYQQWSEYYSQTEVPCAPGTEKLSATSAYSQSFPVTGVTNEMPASNSQPAPSYVQHWGPETGASQPPSQQPGGAVSTSNDPYWVHQTQILQAHHHVPPQNHYQSPLEMKPLYETPFQGHQRATYPQEMNSQSSFHQAPLGYHQPTQTTPSVDTQRVSKVQIPTNPRIASNLPSGFTKMDKDSSAAGAAQTPAYVSVSMPKSKDHATAMPEPRNFPKSLRGYVERALARCKDDKEKASCQAALREIITIAKADDTLYTRDWDTEPLSTVLNTNVTNTGSSSTVISSLQNKSPTRRPKSRWEPLLEEKPFVKPASTFSSPVKFGAWNHQNENNKKNSEIFQKVDAAIGFKPTYSGQNSAKKNFQRSVKRQRFSGGAATAIDDEASSDSDKDLTPYYSSAVALASSAEEKKRRDSRSKRFERVQGHNRGNDLPKPKNANVGNLHSRRATALRLSKTFDESGSRAVEDIDWDALTVKGTCQEIEKRYLRLTSAPDPATVRPEDVLEKALLMVQDSQKNYLYKCDQLKSIRQDLTVQRIHNHLTAKVYETHARLALEAGDLPEYNQCLSQLKTLYAEGIEGCSLEFAAYSLLYITLHSNNNRELLSSMSRLSEEAKKDEAVRHALSVRAAVTSGNYVMFFRLYKTAPNMNSCLMDLYVEKMRYKAVTFMSRSCRPTIPVSYIVQVLGFTGAASEGTDEKETTGSEECLEWLKTHGANLITDSNGDILLDTKASSTSLFMPEPEDAVAHGDRNLDVNDFFTRT; encoded by the exons ATGAATCAAGGAGGGAACACTCAGGCCGTAGCACCAATAGACCCTAATTCCATTGAG AATCGATATGGTGTTGATGGAAGCCAAGTACATAAATATTCATATCAATACTCAACTGGGTCTGACAGTGCCCCATGGACAGGACATTCTGCTGAACATCAGGCTGTGGATAATGGGAACTATTTAAATTCAGACTATTACTATCCACAGCCAACGGGGCCTGCCACAAGCAATGTTCAAGAGATACCGAATACTGCGTCCTTTACTAGCTCATCGACGTCTGCAACTGCAAATGTGGCACAAGATTATAGTGGATATACGCCATACCAGACCTCTTCTGACCCACACAACTATTCAAACACGGGATATTCCAATTACTACAGCGCCTATCAACAGCAACCTAGCCAGTCATATCCTCAGCCTGTAGGGGCGTATCAAAACACAGGTGCTCCTCAGCCTCTTTCCTCATTTCAGAATCCAGGATCTTATGCTGGGACTGCAAGTTATTCAGGAACTTACTACAATCCTGCTGATTATCAGACTGCTGGAGGTTACCAGAGTACAAATTATAACAACCAAACGGCTGGAAGTTACCCAAGTACAAATTACAGCAATCAGACTCCTGCTTCAAACTATAGCAATCAGACTCCTGCTTCAAACTATAGCAATCAGACTCCTGCTTCAAACTATAGCAATCAGACTCCTGCTTCCAACTATAGCAATCAGACTCCTGCTTCCAACTATAGCAACCAGACTCCTGCTTCCAACTATAGCAACCAGACTCCTGCTTCAAATTACAGCAACCAGACTCCTGCTTCGAATCAGGGAAACTATACCTCAAACCCTTATCAAAATTATACTCCTGATGCTGCTAACACACCTAGCTCTACTATTGCAACCGCAACACCTGTACATCATCAACAGAACTACCAACAATGGTCAGAATATTACAGCCAAACAGAAGTCCCCTGTGCCCCGGGCACAGAAAAGTTGTCTGCCACAAGTGCATATAGTCAGAGCTTTCCAGTTACAGGTGTTACTAATGAAATGCCTGCTTCAAATAGTCAGCCTGCTCCGTCTTATGTCCAACACTGGGGGCCGGAAACTGGCGCATCCCAACCACCTTCTCAGcag CCTGGTGGAGCTGTTAGTACCTCTAATGATCCTTACTGGGTGCATCAAACACAAATTCTGCAAGCTCATCATCATGTTCCTCCTCAAAATCACTACCAGAGTCCTCTGGAGATGAAACCCTTATATGAGACCCCCTTTCAGGGTCATCAGAGAGCTACATATCCTCAAGAAATGAACTCCCAGTCTTCCTTTCACCAGGCACCGTTAGGCTATCACCAGCCTACTCAGACAACACCGTCAGTAGATACACAAAGGGTAAGCAAAGTACAGATTCCAACTAACCCTAGAATTGCTTCAAACTTGCCATCAGGTTTTACCAAAATGGATAAAGATAGTTCAGCGGCAGGTGCAGCCCAAACACCTGCATATGTTAGTGTTTCAATGCCAAAGTCGAAAGACCATGCCACTGCTATGCCTGAG CCTAGAAACTTCCCGAAATCGCTTCGTGGGTATGTTGAGAGGGCACTTGCTCGCTGCAAAGATGATAAAGAAAAGGCGTCGTGTCAGGCTGCCCTGAGGGAG ATCATCACCATTGCGAAGGCTGATGACACTCTTTATACTCGGGACTGGGATACTGAGCCTCTTTCAACTGTCCTGAACACAAATGTGACTAACACTGG GTCGAGCTCCACTGTTATATCTTCGTTACAAAATAAGAGCCCAACAAGACGACCCAAAAGTAGATGGGAGCCGTTACTGGAAGAGAAACCGTTTGTCAAGCCAGCTTCAACTTTCAGTAGTCCTGTTAAATTTGGAGCTTGGAATcaccaaaatgaaaataacaaaaag AACTCTGAGATTTTTCAAAAGGTGGATGCTGCCATTGGCTTCAAGCCCACTTATTCTGGGCAAaattctgcaaaaaaaaatttccagcGGTCTGTCAAGCGACAGCGGTTTTCTGGTGGTGCAGCTACGGCCATTGATGACGAGGCATCTAGTGATAGTGACAAGGATTTGACACCTTACTATTCCAGTGCAGTGGCACTTGCTAGTTCTGCCGAGGAAAAGAAGCGACGTGATAGTCGTTCCAAGCGTTTTGAAAGAGTTCAAGGGCACAACCGAGGGAATGATCTTCCGAAACCCAAGAATGCAAATGTTGGAAATTTGCATTCTAGAAGAGCCACTGCCTTGAGGCTTAGCAAAACTTTTGATGAAAGTGGCAGCAGAGCTGTGGAAGACATTGACTGGGATGCACTAACAGTTAAAGGAACTTGCCAGGAAATTGAGAAACGTTATCTCCGCCTTACCTCTGCACCGGATCCTGCCACT GTAAGACCAGAGGATGTGCTGGAAAAAGCTCTGTTAATGGTTCAGgattctcaaaaaaattatctttataaATGCGATCAGCTAAAGTCTATTCGCCAAGATCTCACAGTACAACGGATACACAATCACTTAACAGCTAAG GTTTATGAAACACATGCTAGATTGGCTTTGGAGGCTGGGGATTTACCTGAGTATAATCAG TGCCTGTCGCAGTTAAAGACTCTTTATGCGGAAGGTATAGAAGGATGCTCTCTGGAGTTTGCTGCGTACAGTCTACTATATATTACCCTACACTCTAACAACAACCGAGAATTGTTATCATCTATGTCCAG ATTATCCGAAGAAGCTAAGAAGGATGAAGCAGTTAGACATGCTCTTTCAGTTCGGGCAGCTGTAACATCAGGAAATTATGTTATGTTCTTCAGGCTCTACAAGACTGCACCAAACATGAATAGTTGCCTCATGG ATCTCTATGTGGAGAAAATGCGTTACAAGGCTGTGACTTTTATGTCTCGGAGTTGTCGGCCTACAATCCCGGTTTCATACATAGTCCAAGTGTTGGGCTTTACTGGTGCTGCAAGTGAAGGTACTGATGAAAAGGAGACCACTGGTTCGGAGGAGTGTTTAGAATGGCTAAAAACCCATGGTGCTAACCTCATTACTGACAGTAACGGAGATATACTGCTTGATACCAAG GCGTCATCAACGAGTCTCTTCATGCCAGAACCCGAAGACGCAGTTGCTCATGGAGATCGAAATCTAGATGTCAATGACTTTTTTACACGTACATGA